TGTAATTTTAAAAATACCAAATAGCAAAAGAAAACGTAAGGAGGGAGAGGATGGAAATAAACGGAGTAATTATAGAGGACACCTTTGCTGAAGCATTTCCAATATGGGTCTCAAGAATTTTAGTAACAGCAGCAACAGAAAGATTGGCAAAAATTGCTGCAACAGAAGCAACAGGATTCGGGTGTTCAGTTATCATGTGTCCAGCAGAAGCAGGAATTGAGAAATACGTTCCACCAACAGAAACACCAGACGGAAGACCAGGATACATCATCCAAATCTGCCACCCAAAGAAATCAGAATTAGAGCACCAAATGTTAGAGAGAATTGGGCAATGTATCTTAACCGCTCCAACAACAGCAGCATTTGATGCTATGGGAGATGAGGCAGAAGAGCAATTAAAAGTTGGATTTAAGTTGAAATTCTTCGGAGATGGATACGAGAAAAAAGACAAACTTGGAGACAGAACAATATACAGAATTCCAATCATGAGTGGAGAATTTATAACAGAGAGCAAATTTGGAGTTAAGAAAGGAGTTGCAGGTGGAAACTTCTTCATATTAGCAGAGAACCAAACTGCTGCTTTAGTTGCTGCAGAAGCAGCAGTTGATGCAATTAGCTCAGTTGATGGAGTTATAACACCATTCCCAGGTGGAATTGTTGCATCAGGTAGTAAAGTTGGTGCAAGCAATCCAAAATACAAATTCATGACTGCTACAACAAACCACAAAATGTGTCCAACATTGAGAGATGTTGTTGAAGACAGCGAAGTTCCAGAAGACGTAAATGGAATTTATGAGATTGTTATTGATGGAATTAGCGAAGAAGCAGTTAAAGAAGCAATGAAAGTTGGTATCTTAGCAGCAACAAAAGTTCCAGGAGTTAAGAAAATCACTGCTGGAAACTACGGTGGAAAATTAGGTAAATACCAAATAAAATTACATGACTTGTTCGAATAAATTTACTATCACCTTATTTAATCTTCTTATTTTCTTGCAAATTAATTTCAATAATTTCAATGATTTATTTTATTTTCTTATTTTCTTTGAAAATATTCTTTTATTTGAATTTTTTAATGGGATTGCTATGAAAGATGAGATTGGAGTTATAGGGTTTGATGACGCGCCTTTCTATAAAAATGATAAAACTGCTCTACTAATTGCCACGTATTTTAGAGGAAATAGAATATTAGATGGAGTATATTTCAAAAAAATCCAAAAAGATGGAAAAGATGCAACTGAGAAGATCATAGAAGTTGTTAAAGGAAAGCATTATCCAAAAATAAATGCGATATTTTTGTATGGGGTTACGTTTGGGGGATTTAATATAGCTGACATATTTAAAATTAATGAAGAAACAAAAAAGCCAGTTATTGTGGTGATAAGAAAAAATCCAAATAGAATAGATATGATAAATGCACTGAGAAAGTATTTTGATGATTGGGAAGAAAGAGCAAAATTATTAAACTCATTTCCAGAACCAGAACCCCTTGAGGGAATTTATGTTCAATATGTTGGTATAGACAGGGAGGGAGTTAAAGAACTCATCAAAAAAACAAGGTTAAAGAGCAAAGTTCCAGAATGTCTTAGAGTTGCCCATTTAATTGGTAGAGGATTTTTGGAGTTATAATTAATGTTTCCATCCTTGTTTTAATGGATGAGGTATTCAAACTTCGCATACTTAAGCTCAGCAGCCACAGGCAATCTTGGTTTCCATCCTTGTTTTAATGGATGAGGTATTCAAACGAAATTACTTGTTTGAAGAAAGAAAGTCAATTAGGGACGTGTTTCCATCCTTGTTTT
The sequence above is a segment of the Methanotorris igneus Kol 5 genome. Coding sequences within it:
- the fhcD gene encoding formylmethanofuran--tetrahydromethanopterin N-formyltransferase, whose amino-acid sequence is MEINGVIIEDTFAEAFPIWVSRILVTAATERLAKIAATEATGFGCSVIMCPAEAGIEKYVPPTETPDGRPGYIIQICHPKKSELEHQMLERIGQCILTAPTTAAFDAMGDEAEEQLKVGFKLKFFGDGYEKKDKLGDRTIYRIPIMSGEFITESKFGVKKGVAGGNFFILAENQTAALVAAEAAVDAISSVDGVITPFPGGIVASGSKVGASNPKYKFMTATTNHKMCPTLRDVVEDSEVPEDVNGIYEIVIDGISEEAVKEAMKVGILAATKVPGVKKITAGNYGGKLGKYQIKLHDLFE
- a CDS encoding endonuclease dU is translated as MKDEIGVIGFDDAPFYKNDKTALLIATYFRGNRILDGVYFKKIQKDGKDATEKIIEVVKGKHYPKINAIFLYGVTFGGFNIADIFKINEETKKPVIVVIRKNPNRIDMINALRKYFDDWEERAKLLNSFPEPEPLEGIYVQYVGIDREGVKELIKKTRLKSKVPECLRVAHLIGRGFLEL